Proteins encoded together in one Psychrobacter sanguinis window:
- a CDS encoding uracil-DNA glycosylase: MPEDWKLALADELTSQNMDNLREFLRQEYSAGKTIYPKGSQMFNAFNLTPLSEVKVVILGQDPYHGPGQAMGLSFSVPKIIPKPPSLNNILKEMADDIGTVPSRHGDLTHWAKQGVLLLNASLTVEEGDAGSHQGKGWEQFTDAVIDVINKQTEHTVFILWGSKAKLKGKFIDTDKHLILSAVHPSPLAANRGGFFGTKPFSKANEYLIQHGKSAIDWQLPQ; this comes from the coding sequence ATGCCTGAAGATTGGAAGTTAGCCTTAGCGGACGAACTGACTTCTCAAAATATGGACAACTTAAGAGAGTTCTTAAGACAAGAGTATAGTGCGGGAAAAACGATTTATCCCAAAGGCAGCCAGATGTTTAATGCTTTTAACTTAACACCACTGTCAGAAGTGAAAGTGGTTATTTTGGGTCAAGACCCTTATCACGGTCCTGGGCAAGCGATGGGTTTGTCTTTTTCTGTGCCCAAAATAATACCTAAACCGCCTTCGCTTAATAATATTTTGAAAGAGATGGCCGATGATATTGGTACAGTGCCTTCAAGACATGGCGACTTAACGCACTGGGCGAAACAAGGCGTGTTGCTTTTAAACGCTTCTTTGACCGTAGAAGAGGGTGATGCTGGCAGTCACCAAGGCAAAGGCTGGGAGCAATTTACCGATGCGGTTATTGATGTGATCAATAAGCAGACCGAGCATACTGTATTTATTCTTTGGGGAAGTAAGGCTAAGCTTAAAGGCAAGTTTATTGATACGGATAAACACCTTATTTTATCTGCTGTCCATCCTTCACCACTGGCAGCCAATAGAGGGGGGTTTTTTGGCACAAAACCTTTTTCTAAAGCCAATGAATACTTAATTCAACATGGCAAAAGTGCAATAGATTGGCAACTACCTCAGTAA
- the tadA gene encoding tRNA adenosine(34) deaminase TadA, which translates to MTHLQVQNLKAMTTVNGHTADLSTTDLSKAKFWSLSDVKCMQAALELAQQGASKEEVPVGAVLVQEGNIIGEGFNQPILTCDPTAHAEIVALRSACSALENYRLPANTTLYVTLEPCTMCLGALIHARLSRLVFATQEPRAGMVGSQLNLVEMDFYNHKIAVNYGLLQADSQQILKSFFKARRTKKKNSSS; encoded by the coding sequence ATGACTCATTTACAAGTACAAAATTTAAAGGCCATGACGACGGTCAATGGCCATACAGCTGATTTATCGACTACTGATTTATCCAAAGCCAAGTTTTGGTCGCTCAGTGATGTTAAATGTATGCAAGCTGCTTTAGAGTTGGCACAACAAGGCGCTTCTAAAGAAGAAGTCCCTGTGGGGGCGGTGTTGGTACAGGAAGGCAATATTATAGGCGAAGGGTTTAATCAGCCTATATTAACGTGCGACCCTACGGCCCATGCTGAAATAGTCGCGCTTCGTTCGGCCTGTTCTGCGTTAGAGAACTATAGGTTGCCTGCTAATACCACGCTATATGTGACATTAGAGCCTTGCACCATGTGCCTTGGCGCTCTAATCCATGCTCGATTGTCGCGGTTGGTATTTGCCACCCAAGAGCCTCGAGCTGGAATGGTGGGTAGCCAATTGAATTTGGTTGAAATGGATTTTTATAACCACAAAATAGCGGTTAATTACGGTCTGCTACAAGCCGATAGCCAGCAAATCTTAAAGTCGTTTTTTAAGGCAAGACGAACTAAAAAGAAAAACAGTTCGAGTTAA
- the cmk gene encoding (d)CMP kinase, translated as MSFPVITIDGPSGAGKGTVCLKLAQALDYRLLDSGALYRIVGLKAFEAKLLTNTELDSKDEENIAELTNKLHIQFLPRETGEVDIVVDGSNVAGEIRNETVGGYASKVAALPKVRAALLALQKNMANDSGLIADGRDMGTVVFPNADAKVYLTASAEARANRRVAQLEQAGQSADYQAILQSIQQRDERDENRSVSPSKPAEDALVLDSSQMNAEDVYSKIKEFCQTKGICFSD; from the coding sequence ATGAGCTTTCCAGTGATTACAATAGATGGCCCAAGTGGTGCAGGAAAAGGGACCGTCTGTTTGAAACTGGCTCAAGCTTTGGATTACCGCTTACTTGATTCGGGGGCTTTGTACCGAATTGTTGGTTTAAAAGCTTTTGAAGCAAAGTTGCTAACTAATACAGAGTTAGACAGTAAAGATGAAGAGAATATCGCTGAGCTAACCAACAAGTTACACATACAGTTTCTACCTCGTGAGACTGGCGAAGTTGATATCGTGGTTGATGGCAGTAATGTCGCCGGTGAGATAAGAAATGAAACGGTAGGGGGTTATGCCTCTAAAGTTGCCGCCCTGCCTAAAGTAAGAGCGGCATTATTAGCACTACAGAAAAATATGGCAAACGACTCAGGGTTAATCGCTGATGGTCGTGATATGGGTACAGTGGTATTTCCCAATGCGGATGCCAAAGTATATCTGACAGCCAGTGCGGAAGCGCGTGCCAATCGCCGCGTTGCTCAATTAGAGCAAGCAGGGCAAAGTGCGGATTACCAAGCCATATTGCAAAGCATTCAGCAACGAGATGAGCGTGACGAAAATAGAAGCGTTTCTCCTTCTAAACCTGCTGAAGACGCTTTGGTATTAGACAGCTCTCAGATGAATGCTGAAGATGTTTATTCGAAGATTAAAGAGTTCTGCCAAACTAAGGGTATTTGCTTTAGCGACTAA
- the rpsA gene encoding 30S ribosomal protein S1: MESFAELFEASLEEQGLDIERGSVISGAVVAIDSDWITVDTGLKSEGVVAREEFLDENGELEVAVGDSVDVVVEAVDNGMGQTLLSREKAKRVETWNALEKLFEGDEIVKGIISSKVKGGFTVDIGSVRAFLPGSLVDVRPIRDTTHLEGKELEFKIIKLDQKRNNVVVSRKAVMEAENSAEREELLNKLEEGIEVEGIVKNLTDYGAFVDLGGIDGLLHITDMAWRRIKHPSEVVEVGQDLKVKVLKFDRERNRVSLGLKQLGTDPWDNVSGTYPVGSIVKARVTNLTDYGCFAEISDGIEGLVHVSEMDHTNKNIHPSKVVQIGDEVDVMILDIDEERRRISLGIKQTLPNPWEEFDKKFDRGDKLTGTIKSITDFGIFIGLDGGIDGLVHLSDISWNEAGEEAIRNYNKGDTVEAMVLSVDAEANRISLGIKQLSSDPFNEYLVGNDRGSIVTGTVKEVDAKGATITLADEVEGYLRASEIQRDKVEDATKHLNEGDTVEAKIISVDRKSRGISLSIKAKDEAEERQAIKELGSTQAAPEAQPKTIGDLIKEQMQED; the protein is encoded by the coding sequence ATGGAATCATTTGCTGAACTATTTGAAGCGAGTCTAGAAGAGCAGGGTCTTGATATTGAGCGTGGCTCAGTAATCAGCGGTGCTGTTGTAGCAATCGATAGCGATTGGATTACAGTTGACACTGGTTTGAAGTCTGAGGGTGTTGTAGCTCGTGAAGAGTTCTTAGACGAAAATGGCGAGCTTGAAGTAGCAGTGGGCGATAGCGTTGATGTTGTTGTTGAAGCTGTTGACAACGGTATGGGTCAAACCCTACTGTCACGTGAAAAAGCAAAACGTGTTGAAACATGGAATGCGCTTGAGAAGCTATTTGAAGGTGATGAAATTGTTAAAGGTATCATCTCAAGCAAAGTAAAAGGCGGTTTTACTGTTGATATTGGTTCAGTACGTGCTTTCTTACCAGGTTCATTAGTTGATGTTCGTCCAATCCGTGACACTACGCACCTTGAAGGCAAAGAACTAGAATTCAAAATTATTAAATTAGACCAGAAACGTAACAACGTAGTTGTTAGCCGTAAAGCGGTTATGGAAGCTGAAAACTCAGCTGAGCGTGAAGAGCTACTTAATAAGCTTGAAGAAGGTATCGAAGTTGAAGGTATCGTTAAGAACCTAACTGACTATGGTGCATTCGTTGACCTAGGCGGTATCGATGGTCTACTACACATCACTGATATGGCATGGCGCCGTATTAAGCACCCATCTGAAGTTGTAGAAGTGGGTCAAGATCTTAAAGTTAAAGTACTTAAATTTGATCGTGAGCGTAACCGTGTAAGCTTAGGTCTTAAACAGTTAGGCACTGATCCTTGGGATAACGTAAGCGGTACTTACCCAGTAGGTAGCATCGTTAAAGCTCGCGTAACTAACCTAACTGATTATGGTTGTTTCGCTGAGATTTCTGACGGTATCGAAGGTCTAGTACACGTTTCAGAAATGGATCACACTAACAAAAACATCCACCCATCTAAAGTAGTTCAGATTGGTGATGAAGTTGACGTTATGATCCTTGATATCGATGAAGAGCGTCGTCGTATCAGCCTAGGTATCAAACAAACTCTACCAAACCCATGGGAAGAGTTCGATAAGAAGTTTGACCGTGGCGATAAGCTAACAGGTACTATCAAGTCAATCACTGACTTCGGTATCTTCATTGGTCTTGACGGTGGTATCGATGGTCTAGTTCATCTATCTGATATCTCTTGGAACGAAGCTGGCGAAGAAGCTATCCGTAACTACAACAAAGGCGACACTGTTGAAGCTATGGTTCTTTCAGTTGATGCTGAAGCCAACCGTATCAGCCTAGGTATCAAGCAGTTAAGCTCTGATCCGTTCAACGAGTACCTAGTAGGTAACGATCGCGGTTCAATCGTAACTGGTACTGTTAAAGAAGTTGACGCTAAAGGCGCAACTATTACTTTAGCAGATGAAGTTGAAGGTTACTTACGTGCCTCTGAAATCCAACGTGACAAAGTTGAAGATGCGACTAAACATCTAAACGAAGGCGACACTGTTGAAGCGAAAATCATCAGCGTTGACCGTAAATCACGTGGTATTAGCTTATCAATCAAAGCTAAAGATGAAGCTGAAGAGCGTCAAGCTATTAAAGAGCTTGGTAGCACTCAAGCTGCTCCAGAAGCACAGCCAAAAACTATCGGTGACCTAATCAAAGAACAGATGCAAGAAGACTAA
- a CDS encoding integration host factor subunit beta — MTEVINKSDLIQDVSARCDYISETEVDDAVREIIELLSEKLIENNRIEVRGFGTFCLHHREARQGRNPKTGEMVMVPQKSIPHFKPGKALREGVNDKWM; from the coding sequence ATGACAGAAGTTATAAATAAATCAGATTTGATTCAGGACGTCTCGGCTCGTTGCGACTATATCTCAGAGACAGAAGTCGATGATGCGGTCAGAGAAATTATCGAATTACTGTCTGAAAAATTAATTGAGAATAATCGGATTGAAGTGAGAGGTTTTGGTACTTTTTGTTTGCATCACCGTGAGGCCAGACAAGGCCGTAATCCTAAAACCGGTGAAATGGTTATGGTGCCACAAAAATCTATTCCGCATTTTAAACCAGGTAAAGCATTACGTGAGGGCGTTAACGACAAATGGATGTAA
- a CDS encoding CNNM domain-containing protein: MKARFRTSSRFTRNTIISLILIASLPLVAYAAGGNAEADAAIQTYAYGVHVALLVGFIVLSVFVSFICSVSEATLLTMTPSYVASIAEENPAKSAMLKHVKIDNIDQSIAAILTLNTVAHTVGSLGAGAQATIVFGSEWFGVFSALMTLLILIGSEIIPKTIGTVYWRQLSGPVAYFVKGIIFLLYPLIWFSEKITKLLTRGKKANTFSRNEFAALASVGEQSGQIDPLESRIIRNLLAFGAIKVEDIMTPRSVMHAFDQSITVAELLANRPKLMFSRLPIYDEDLDKVTGFVLKSDILLAKANNHMDKPLESYKREITFVFSKMKLFDLLDLMLNSRIHIAITVGEYGEVKGLVTLEDVLETLLGLEIVDEVDRVEDMQALARQMMQRRSARLGMLVEDDDTIID; encoded by the coding sequence TTGAAAGCTCGATTTAGAACATCATCACGCTTTACCCGTAATACTATCATTTCATTGATTCTTATCGCCTCATTACCATTGGTTGCTTATGCAGCCGGTGGTAATGCAGAGGCTGACGCTGCCATTCAGACATACGCTTATGGTGTCCATGTCGCCTTATTGGTAGGCTTTATTGTACTATCGGTCTTTGTGTCCTTTATTTGTTCGGTATCAGAAGCGACACTACTGACTATGACGCCCTCTTATGTGGCATCAATCGCAGAAGAAAACCCTGCAAAATCAGCGATGTTAAAACATGTCAAAATAGACAATATTGATCAGTCTATTGCGGCTATTTTGACCTTAAATACAGTGGCCCATACTGTGGGGTCTTTAGGAGCAGGTGCTCAGGCCACAATTGTCTTCGGAAGTGAATGGTTTGGGGTGTTTTCTGCACTGATGACCCTTTTAATCTTGATTGGTTCGGAGATTATTCCTAAGACTATTGGTACCGTATACTGGAGACAGTTATCAGGTCCAGTTGCTTATTTTGTGAAAGGTATTATCTTCCTTTTATACCCTTTAATTTGGTTTTCAGAAAAAATTACCAAGTTATTAACACGGGGTAAAAAAGCGAATACCTTTAGCCGTAATGAATTTGCAGCGTTAGCCAGTGTTGGTGAGCAGTCAGGTCAAATAGATCCTCTAGAGTCAAGAATCATTCGAAACCTTTTGGCATTTGGTGCTATTAAGGTAGAAGATATTATGACGCCAAGATCAGTAATGCATGCTTTTGATCAGTCGATTACAGTGGCAGAATTACTGGCAAATCGTCCAAAACTAATGTTTTCAAGATTACCCATTTATGATGAAGACTTAGATAAAGTGACAGGTTTTGTCTTAAAGTCAGATATCTTATTGGCAAAAGCCAATAACCATATGGACAAGCCGTTAGAAAGCTACAAGCGTGAAATTACTTTTGTATTTTCTAAAATGAAGCTGTTTGACTTATTAGACTTGATGCTAAATAGCCGTATTCATATAGCCATTACAGTGGGAGAATATGGTGAAGTTAAAGGCCTGGTCACCTTAGAGGATGTACTAGAAACCTTACTCGGCTTAGAGATTGTCGATGAGGTAGATAGAGTAGAGGACATGCAGGCATTAGCACGCCAAATGATGCAGCGCCGCTCAGCACGTTTAGGCATGCTGGTTGAAGATGATGATACCATCATTGATTAA
- a CDS encoding lytic transglycosylase: MNFRKTSIRFCKLPLVIAIGSVILAGCNSTAPTQGTQQVTRVPVAQNEAVSNVPATRGYSTSLLDDESLSELENLLEATDMKMVEDDKLAIQQYGNLWDRMRAGFRMNQSYGFGQQQRIDAQKNWFISRQEYINRLTARASRYLYHTVREAERRNIPTELALLPVIESSYDPTGTSNAAAAGLWQFIPSTGRIYGLSQTPTYDGRRDVIESTRAAYDFLTSLHNQFGSWELALAAYNAGPGRVQKAIDANRARGLPTDYWSLSLPTETMHYVPRFMAVAQIIKDTNQYSIYLPAIANRQHFRSVPVNYGVSLMEVSQLTGVGYDELKALNPSLTSGRVDSSGPNRVIIPNQVNIVVDSKLSTLKGNGGGISPYTIPDSQYEVMAKSSDGLADFASKARAPQQNSSYIAPTPSFSSGATITNTVSEPPISATEKKRIESELAASNTLPTTSAQLTKNVTIVQEPPLSPEEKSFISQQIRQQAPEVGEVVSPVDGNIKLDAIQTQQSILEARGLEKKISFDKPATQQQDSTPPKPTGTRSVYTVQRGDTLLNIATRAGLNWRDIADWNQINPNSTLLAGTKLYLYNAKPIKPLDSSVAKPDVTQSDAQPNTYIVRPGDTLVGTANRVGLSVSRLASYNGLPTNAQLRTGQKLWLIPGMVKETTTSSSSSSTSSAYSGKTKSYTVQRGEGLIGLASRFNIPVTTLAAMNDMSPNEQLLVGQRLTVPADTASSSSSTSSSSSNSKSSSSSSSYSGETTRYTVKSGDTLIGIANKLGVAHTQIADINNFSATTQLQRGQTIKLPVAKEQVARNLNNQTIKYKVQSGDSLTALANKYDLSISDLAKANNLSVTSNLLVGQVITIPGSSGSASSSSSTSSNTSSSSSSSSKSSSSSTSSSKVNYTGTYKVKAGDGLINLAREYGVSTADLAAANDISTTAGLFVGQTLKVPSSKASGGSSSSASSSASSSAPASKATSTSGNYTVKSGDSLIALAGQYGVSVSQLASANGLSNNAQLQIGQKITIPATTTNYKVQSGDSLIGLAKKYGISPQKLAELNGISSTAMLQLGQTIKVPVQ, encoded by the coding sequence ATGAACTTTAGAAAAACCTCTATTCGATTTTGTAAGCTACCTTTAGTTATTGCTATAGGCTCAGTAATTTTAGCCGGTTGTAACAGCACAGCACCAACTCAAGGTACACAACAGGTGACTCGTGTTCCTGTTGCACAAAACGAAGCGGTGTCCAATGTACCGGCTACCAGAGGTTATAGTACCTCATTGCTAGATGATGAGAGTCTATCGGAGCTTGAAAATTTATTAGAAGCCACGGATATGAAAATGGTGGAAGATGATAAGTTGGCCATTCAGCAATATGGTAACTTGTGGGACAGAATGCGAGCAGGTTTCCGCATGAACCAAAGCTATGGCTTCGGTCAGCAGCAAAGAATTGATGCTCAGAAGAACTGGTTTATCAGTCGTCAAGAGTATATTAACCGTCTAACCGCTCGTGCGAGTCGTTATTTATATCATACTGTACGTGAAGCGGAACGTCGTAATATTCCAACAGAATTGGCATTACTACCGGTTATCGAGAGTTCATACGATCCAACAGGTACTAGTAACGCGGCAGCGGCAGGCCTATGGCAGTTCATTCCTAGTACCGGCCGTATCTATGGTCTAAGCCAAACCCCAACCTATGATGGCCGCCGTGATGTTATTGAGTCAACACGTGCTGCTTATGACTTCTTAACGTCGTTACATAACCAGTTTGGCAGCTGGGAGTTGGCATTGGCCGCGTATAACGCTGGTCCAGGTCGTGTTCAAAAAGCCATTGATGCCAACCGTGCTAGAGGGTTACCAACAGATTATTGGTCTTTATCGCTGCCTACTGAAACCATGCATTATGTGCCACGCTTCATGGCGGTTGCTCAAATCATCAAAGATACCAACCAATATAGTATTTATTTACCTGCTATCGCCAACCGTCAGCATTTTAGAAGCGTCCCAGTCAATTATGGCGTGAGCTTGATGGAAGTTTCACAACTGACAGGCGTGGGTTATGATGAATTAAAAGCGCTTAACCCTTCATTAACCAGCGGTCGAGTGGATTCTTCAGGACCTAACCGTGTCATTATCCCCAACCAAGTTAACATCGTTGTAGACTCTAAGCTAAGCACTCTAAAAGGCAATGGTGGGGGTATCTCTCCTTATACTATCCCTGATTCTCAATATGAAGTGATGGCTAAGTCATCGGATGGTTTGGCTGATTTTGCAAGCAAAGCTCGTGCACCGCAACAAAATAGCAGCTATATTGCTCCAACGCCTTCATTCTCATCGGGTGCGACTATCACTAACACAGTGAGTGAACCGCCTATTAGTGCCACTGAGAAGAAAAGAATTGAGTCTGAATTGGCGGCTTCTAATACCTTGCCAACCACTTCTGCTCAGTTGACTAAGAACGTGACCATCGTTCAAGAGCCACCTTTGTCTCCTGAAGAGAAGAGCTTCATTTCGCAACAAATTCGCCAACAAGCACCAGAAGTGGGTGAGGTAGTAAGTCCGGTAGATGGTAATATCAAACTTGATGCCATTCAAACTCAACAATCTATTCTGGAAGCACGCGGTTTAGAGAAGAAAATTAGCTTTGATAAACCTGCTACTCAGCAACAAGACAGTACTCCGCCTAAACCAACAGGTACCCGTAGTGTTTATACCGTACAACGCGGTGACACCCTGTTAAATATCGCCACACGTGCTGGCTTAAACTGGCGTGATATCGCAGATTGGAACCAAATTAATCCCAACTCAACCTTGTTGGCAGGAACCAAGCTGTATCTATATAACGCTAAGCCTATTAAACCTTTAGACAGTTCAGTCGCTAAACCTGATGTCACTCAGAGTGACGCTCAGCCTAATACTTATATCGTACGCCCAGGCGATACGTTAGTGGGAACAGCAAACCGCGTCGGCTTGAGTGTGTCACGTTTGGCAAGCTACAACGGCTTGCCTACCAATGCTCAATTGCGCACTGGTCAAAAATTATGGCTCATCCCTGGTATGGTTAAAGAAACCACGACCAGCAGCTCTAGCAGTAGCACTTCATCAGCATATAGTGGTAAGACTAAGTCCTACACTGTCCAGCGCGGTGAAGGTCTAATTGGCTTAGCGTCACGCTTCAATATACCTGTCACCACATTAGCTGCCATGAATGATATGAGCCCTAATGAGCAATTATTGGTAGGACAGCGTCTGACTGTACCGGCCGATACTGCTTCATCAAGCAGTAGCACAAGCTCATCGAGTAGTAACAGTAAATCTTCTTCTAGCTCTAGCAGCTATAGCGGAGAAACTACTCGTTACACGGTCAAGTCAGGTGATACCCTAATTGGTATTGCCAATAAACTTGGGGTGGCTCATACCCAAATCGCTGATATTAATAACTTCTCAGCGACTACTCAGCTACAGCGTGGTCAAACCATTAAACTGCCTGTGGCCAAAGAGCAAGTTGCACGTAACTTGAATAATCAAACCATCAAGTATAAAGTGCAATCAGGAGATTCATTAACGGCGTTGGCAAATAAATACGACCTGTCTATAAGCGATCTTGCTAAGGCCAACAACTTAAGTGTGACCTCTAATCTGTTGGTAGGACAAGTGATTACGATTCCAGGCAGTAGTGGTAGCGCTTCGTCAAGCAGCAGCACCTCAAGTAATACTTCAAGTAGTTCTAGTAGCAGCTCAAAGTCTTCAAGTAGCAGTACTTCAAGCTCAAAAGTGAACTATACCGGAACCTATAAAGTAAAAGCGGGTGATGGTCTGATTAACCTTGCACGTGAGTACGGGGTATCAACAGCAGACTTAGCAGCCGCTAATGATATTAGCACTACCGCTGGTTTGTTCGTAGGTCAAACGCTGAAAGTACCTTCGAGTAAAGCAAGTGGTGGCTCCTCTTCGAGCGCTAGCTCGAGTGCTAGTTCATCAGCCCCTGCTTCTAAAGCAACCTCTACCAGTGGTAACTATACCGTTAAGTCAGGCGATTCACTGATTGCTTTAGCGGGTCAATACGGGGTAAGCGTTAGTCAGCTGGCAAGTGCTAATGGCTTGAGTAATAACGCGCAATTACAGATTGGTCAAAAGATTACCATTCCTGCGACCACCACTAATTATAAAGTGCAATCTGGAGATAGCTTGATTGGGTTGGCTAAGAAATATGGTATAAGCCCACAGAAGCTAGCAGAGTTGAATGGTATTAGTAGTACCGCGATGCTACAGTTGGGTCAAACCATTAAAGTTCCTGTTCAATAA
- a CDS encoding transglycosylase SLT domain-containing protein — MASKTLTLASVEGSSTYFSTDRFEHGFGYDIARSYAHDLGVDLKVKQYDTDAEALKAVRQGDADMALTTASTKLSTESGVASINISCGFDSTLATNGLHPKTNWSFRSNTDPLAVKASHFLCDDGQLISTTKIANFYDQTLLEDDYNRKHFEQALNTNLPHYKNSFQQQASTYNHDWQLLVAMGYQESHLDANAISPTGVRGLMMLTNNTAKAMGVSDRVDPYQSIGGGARYLEQMKATFKDVPNPDRLWFALASYNMGPNAVKSIQQKLADKGQNPNSWSNVYTYMSENAIYNSRYTQCMHYVTNIRSYLESLKTQTT, encoded by the coding sequence ATGGCGTCAAAAACCTTAACGTTGGCCTCTGTAGAGGGCAGCAGTACGTATTTTTCTACAGACAGATTTGAGCATGGGTTTGGCTATGATATAGCCCGCTCTTACGCCCATGATTTGGGTGTGGACTTAAAGGTCAAGCAATATGACACGGATGCAGAAGCCTTAAAAGCCGTTCGCCAAGGTGATGCAGATATGGCATTAACCACCGCCAGCACTAAGTTAAGTACAGAGTCTGGTGTGGCCTCAATCAATATTAGCTGCGGCTTTGACAGTACTCTTGCTACTAATGGTTTGCATCCAAAAACCAATTGGAGTTTCCGAAGCAATACTGATCCTCTGGCCGTTAAAGCCAGTCACTTCCTATGTGATGATGGACAGTTGATTAGTACCACCAAAATTGCCAATTTTTATGATCAAACTTTATTAGAAGATGATTATAACCGTAAGCATTTTGAACAGGCATTAAATACCAATTTGCCTCACTATAAAAACTCTTTTCAGCAGCAAGCCAGCACTTACAACCATGACTGGCAGCTTTTAGTGGCTATGGGCTATCAAGAGTCGCATTTAGATGCCAATGCGATTTCGCCTACAGGAGTCCGTGGGTTAATGATGCTAACCAACAACACTGCTAAGGCTATGGGCGTCTCAGACCGAGTAGACCCTTATCAAAGTATCGGTGGTGGCGCTCGCTATTTAGAGCAGATGAAAGCCACGTTCAAAGACGTGCCAAATCCAGACCGTTTATGGTTTGCTTTAGCGTCTTACAATATGGGCCCCAATGCGGTCAAAAGCATTCAACAGAAACTGGCCGATAAAGGTCAAAATCCCAACAGCTGGTCGAATGTCTATACCTATATGTCAGAAAATGCCATTTATAACTCTCGCTACACTCAGTGCATGCATTATGTCACTAACATCCGTAGCTATTTAGAGTCTCTCAAAACGCAAACGACTTAA
- a CDS encoding IS630 family transposase — protein MKQVLPDGVDIKQVDIWFQDETRIGQQGSITRVWHYKGQRPRVVRQQQFESTYLFGAFNPATGESVGLVLPYVNKQAMALHMEEISKAVPEGRHAVVVMDGALWHQPSLDQDNVTMLKLPPYSPELNPAEQVWQYLKQHWLSNRCFESYDAIVDAACDAWNALCNQTNLIRSITQREWCDLSVIF, from the coding sequence ATAAAGCAAGTTCTACCTGATGGTGTTGATATCAAGCAAGTTGATATATGGTTTCAGGATGAAACACGTATTGGCCAACAAGGCTCTATCACAAGGGTTTGGCACTATAAAGGACAAAGACCTCGAGTAGTCAGGCAGCAGCAGTTTGAATCAACTTATCTATTTGGTGCCTTTAATCCGGCGACAGGTGAGAGTGTTGGACTTGTTCTACCTTATGTGAATAAGCAAGCTATGGCATTGCATATGGAGGAAATCAGTAAAGCTGTTCCCGAAGGTCGGCATGCCGTGGTGGTTATGGATGGGGCGCTATGGCACCAACCAAGTTTGGATCAAGACAATGTGACCATGCTTAAATTGCCTCCCTACTCACCTGAGCTTAACCCTGCTGAACAGGTATGGCAGTACCTTAAACAGCATTGGTTATCTAATCGCTGTTTTGAGAGTTATGATGCGATTGTCGATGCGGCATGTGACGCTTGGAATGCATTGTGTAATCAGACTAACTTAATTAGGTCTATCACTCAGCGGGAGTGGTGCGACTTGAGTGTTATTTTTTAG
- a CDS encoding winged helix-turn-helix domain-containing protein — protein MPKKTPRNHKLTDHDFLQLSKTEGNARARIRLLMLHQLSQGHPIATVAENFGYNPRSVYTIRRKYWLHGITSVYDAAGRGRKSLLAEKDIEPFKQAIVEAQQQRGGGRLTAKDIAQIAKEQFNANYTPKAIYPLMKRIGMSWVSARSRHPKADPKVMEAYKKTSLSR, from the coding sequence ATGCCGAAAAAAACCCCTAGAAATCATAAACTCACAGACCACGATTTTCTGCAATTATCTAAAACAGAAGGCAATGCCAGAGCACGAATCAGACTACTCATGCTGCATCAACTGAGTCAAGGTCATCCTATAGCGACCGTAGCAGAGAACTTTGGCTATAACCCTAGAAGCGTCTATACCATAAGAAGGAAATACTGGTTGCATGGTATCACTAGTGTCTATGACGCAGCTGGCAGAGGCAGAAAGAGTCTTTTAGCAGAAAAAGACATAGAACCATTCAAACAAGCGATAGTAGAAGCTCAGCAGCAAAGAGGTGGTGGTAGGCTCACGGCAAAAGACATCGCACAAATCGCCAAGGAGCAATTTAACGCCAACTATACCCCTAAAGCGATCTATCCTCTCATGAAACGTATTGGTATGAGCTGGGTATCTGCGCGTAGTCGGCATCCTAAGGCAGATCCTAAAGTCATGGAGGCATATAAAAAAACTTCCTTGAGCAGATAA